The genomic interval GGAAAAATCATCGCCGCAATCATAGCTACAAAAGAGATGATTAGTGCTATCTTTTGTTTCTCATAAAAGTAATCCATTGGGTAGTTGTAACGTCCTACAGCTGTAATCATGCTAGAACTGTACACCATAACGAGTCCGAATAAGCAGAGTAGCACAATAGCGATAAAAATTGGATAGTCGTAGGCTTTAATTATTCTTTTCACCTGTGCGTTCACCTCTATTTTACATATGGGCGACCAAATCGCCCTTCTCTATAGTAACGGAAAACTGCCTGTAATGGAAAAAAAAATTCGTCTAAAATCATATTTTCGCCAAGAAGGGGCAAACTTCCTTTGGAAAATGAAATTTAAGCCTTTTTTCTTTGAAATAGCGTGATGGTGAAATGTTGTATACAATAAGCTCAGTAGCGGATATAGCTGATTTTTTAAATAATATGAACAACGTTATATAATGGAGCTAAAATGAATGATGACAGATGAGGATGAGGGATACATGGTGCAGCAACAAATGAAGTGGAATGTATATGCTCCAGCAACTGGTGAGAAGATTGCTGAGCTGGAGGAAACGTCGCTTGACTCCATTCCTAAGCTATATGAACAATCACATAAGGCCTTTGATATGTGGTCAGCACTTTCTATTTCGAAGAGAATCGAGTACATTCGGCAGCTAAGGCTTTTAATTGTGGACAAGATGGATAAGCTTGCTGACATCATCTCGAAAGATACAGGAAAGGTCAAAACAGAAGCGCTTGTGGCAGATTTAATGCCAACGCTTGATGCCATGCTGTATGTTGAAAAGCATGCTGAAAAGTTATTGAAACGACAAAAAATGAAAACACCTTTATTATTAATCGGGAAAACATCATATGTGGAGTATATGCCAAGGGGGACTGTACTTGTGATATCTCCATGGAACTATCCTTTTCAACTAGCGGTAACGCCTATAATTTCAGCCCTTGTTGGGGGGAATACAGTTATTGCGAAGCCTTCCGAAGTAACTCCTCTAGTTGGTAAAATGATAGAAGAATTATTTGTAGAAGCTGGTTTTCCAGAAGGAGTTGTTCAATTTGCTCATGGTGGAAAAGAGTTAGGAGCAGTACTTACTGAACAAAAGCCAGATTATATTTTCTTTACAGGTTCCGTGCGAACAGGAAAGATTATCGCAGAAGTGGCGGCAAAACAATTGATTCCGACAACACTTGAGCTAGGCGGGAAAGACCCGATGATTGTTTTTCAAGATGTTAACATAGAGAGGGCGGTAAATGCAGCTTTATGGGGAGCATTTACAAACAGCGGTCAAGTATGTATGAGCGTTGAACGACTTTATATAGAGCGTCCAATTTATGAACAATTTCTGACGCTATTGAAGAAGAAAGTAGCTTCCTTAAAACAGGGAGATTCGCTGCATGATGATGTTGGTTCGATGACATTCCCTGCTCAATTGGATATTGTAGCCGATCATATTCGGGATGCTCTTGATAAAGGAGCAACGCTTGAAATAGGGACCACACCTGACGAATGGGAGCAAGGTACGTGTTTTATCCAACCTTCACTTTTATCAAATGTGAATCATACAATGAAAGTGATTAATGAAGAATCTTTTGGTCCCCTGCTGCCTGTTATTCCTTTTGATACAGAAGCAGAGGCGGTTCAACTTGCAAATGATAGTGCATACGGTTTAAATTCAAGCGTTTGGACCTCTGATGAACATAGAGCAAAGCGGGTTGCAGCGCAATTAGTGACAGGGGCTGTTAATATTAATGATGTGCTTGTTTCAGTCGCTAATCCTCATTTACCGTTTGGCGGTGCGAAACAGAGTGGGATTGGCAGCTATCATGGTGAAGGTGGCCTTCGTATTTTTTGTCATGAAAAAGCAATTGTACATGATTCAGGGAAAAAGTCCGCTGAAATTCAATGGTACCCGTATGAAGGGAAATATACCCATTTTCTTTCGCTTTTTCAACAGTATTTCGCTAGGAAAATCAGTTGGGTTTCTTTTATAAAGAGCTATCGACAATTACTTAAATTATCGAATTTTAAGGATAAATAAGGAAAATTGCCCTATTTTTTCACAATCGTTTAAAAAATACTTGTGTTATAGAAAGGTATATCATATACTACTAATATATTAAATATGATTTTTCCTTAATCAAAGGGGAGTAGCGTTAGGGTTCGCCCTAAAACAAAGTCGTCATTACATGAATGGAGACATTCATCGGCTTTGTTGACATGACTTCATGTTCAGCAAGACCTTTGCCTATTACGGCAGAGGTCTTTTTGTTTTGCCGAATGCCGATAGGGGGAAAGACATACTAACTATTGGAGGGAAAAGTAAATGGATGCATCACTATTATTGGAATACGGCTGGGTTCTTCTCGTATTAATTGCCCTTGAAGGACTTCTTGCCGCAGACAATGCAGTTGTTATGGCCGTCATGGTTAAACACCTACCAAAAGATCAACAACGAAAAGCGTTATTCTATGGGTTATTTGGAGCGTTTGTATTCCGCTTTGCCAGCTTGTTTCTTATCACATATTTGGTTAATATATGGCAAATTCAAGCGATTGGTGCCTTATACTTACTATTTATTGCTTGTCATAATATTTATAAAAAGTATTATGGGAATGAGTTGGATGTTGCGCCGAAAGCGAAAGCCACTTCTGGCTTCTGGATGACTGTTTTAAAAGTAGAGCTCGCAGATATTGCCTTTGCGATTGACTCTATGCTTGCAGCTGTAGCATTAGCCGTAACCCTTCCTGAAACAGGATGGTTCAAAGTGGGCGGTATTGATGGCGGACAGTTTTCGGTGATGTTCTTAGGTGGAATCATTGGCTTAGTTATTATGCGATTTGCAGCTAATGCGTTCGTGAAAGTATTACATCAACGACCATCCCTTGAAACAGCAGCCTTTTTGATTGTAGGTTGGGTTGGCGTAAAGCTGGCCGTTCATACACTTGCTCATCCGTCATTAGGGGTCATTAATGAACACTTCCCAGAATCCATTGTATGGAAGTCAATTTTCTGGACTGTGTTACTTGGAATTGCAGTTGGAGCTTTTCTATTATCGGGAAAAAAAGACAAACAGGACAAAAAAGACAAACAAGACAAACAAGACAAACAAGACAAACAAATACAAGAAGTCTAAATAACAATTCAGGTGTCTGATATGGCGCCTGGATTTTTTTATGAATCGATTATCCCCATAAAAAAATCTTCTATCTCGTATTATTATAGGGAGTTCGGATAAAGAGGAAACACCCAATATGAAAAATGGGCATTCTTTCTTATGTTTCATAACGGAAATATGAATTTGTTTTGAAAATAGGACTTTTGAAACTGTGATTCACATCTGCTCCGCTTAAGATTAATATATTGACCTTATGTTTAATGGTCAAAAGGAGTGAGATGTACGCATGATAGGTTTTTTATTTACAGCATTGAAGAAAAAACGTTCATTAGAAGATTGCGTCATCAAAATTCAACAAGGTGACACGAAGCTTCGAAATGATACGATCCATTCTTATAAGCCTTTTATTGCTAAAACAGTTTCAAGCGTTTGTAATCGATATATTCATGAATCAGATGATGAATACAGTATTGGTCTGATTGCTTTCAATGAAGCAATTGATAAATATTCATGTAAAAAAGGAAAGTCTTTGCTTGCGTTTGCTGAGGTTATTATTAAGCGCCGAGTTATTGATTATTTAAGAAGTCAGTCAAGAAATAAGGAAGTGATTTTGGAGTCTGCTTGGAATGAAGAGGGGGGCGATGATTCATTTCTCGATGATCAAAATTCTATTCAGGCATTTGAACAGGAGCAAGAAACGTTAAAAAGAAGAGAGGAAATTCTTCTTTATAATCGTCGTTTACAGGAATTTGGCTTATCTTTTCAAGAATTAGTTCATCATTCACCAAAGCATATAGATGCTCGTTTAGGAGCAATTTCTATTGCGAAGACATTAATGGATGATGGGGAGCTAAGAGACCTTTTGTTCATGAAGAAACGGCTTCCGATTAAACAATTAGAGGAAAAAGTACGAGTGAGTAGAAAAACGATTGAACGACATCGTAAATATATTATTGCGATGTGTATCATTTTAAATGAAGAGTTTGTGTACTTATCGCATTACATAGAAGGGGTGACTCAGCAGTGAAAAAGGGTATAGTTCTATCAGTGACTAAACGACATATTACGTTGTTGACCCCAGAAGGTGAGTTTGTCAGAAGAAACCGGGATAACGGAGTGTATGAAATTGGTGATGAAGTAACGATTATCCCAGTAGAACGAACGTTTCCCATTTCTTCTAAGAAATAGCTGTTATTGGCACGTTTGCCTCTGCTTGTCTTCTATTTTTCTCAATTATTGCTGTTCAACCCTCCACTCATGTATCTGCTTACATGACGATTGATGTAAATCCTAGTGTTGAAATAGGTGTAGATGATGATTTAGATGTGATTGAACTAAAGGGATTGAATGATGAAGGAAAGCGTGTCGTGAAGGAATTGGGTGTATGGGAAAATAAAGAGCTTTCGACAGTGACTGAAAACATTGTTGCCAAGACAAAGGAACTAGGATATTTGAAGGGTTCTACACGGAAGATTGTCGTCTCCACAACCATGGTCGAAAAGAATAAGAAAGTCAATCAGCAGTTAAATAAAGAGCTGCAGCATATGTCCCAGCAATGGCCGGTAAATCGTACAAAAGTACAAGTTATTCAAGCGACAAAAGAAGAGCGTAATGAAGCTAAAAGACAGGGGCTCTCAACAGGGAAATATGTTGAACAAAAACGGGAGAGTCAGCGAAAGAAGATTCAAACGAATCAAGACAATCAATCACAAGAGAAAAGTCAAATAACGAATACTCCTGTTCAGAAGACTGAAGAGAAGAAGACAGCTCAGCCTTTACAAACGAATCAGGAAACAAAAAAAGCAACAAATGAGAAATCTTCTAGTCAGTCGGTGTTGAAGGATAATCAAAAGTCAGTAGAAACGAAGAAGTCTAACAAAGAAAAGCCATCTTCATCAAAAAAAGAACATGTAGTTAAAGAAAGAGAACAGCAACAAGAACAACGAAAGAAAGAGAAAGAACAGCAAAAAGCGCAACAAGAGAAAGAGAAAAAATGGAAAAAAACGCAACAAGAGAAAGAGAAAAAGTGGCAAAAAGTACAACGAGAGAGAGAGAAAGAATGGCAAAAAGCGCAACGAGAGAAAGAGAAGGAACAACGCAAAGAACAACTGTATAAACCAGTAAAGAAAGAAGAGAAACCTCATCCAGGTAATGCAGGTAATCATAAAAAAGAAAATAACGATAGAGAGAAGCAGCGTCAGGATGATTAATGAAAGAGCCCGGTCAAACACCGGGCTTTAGCCATGTTATTCTATTGTATTAAAATTTACCGCTAAGCTGAGACTGAGCTTGTTGCACTAATCGTTTTGTAATTTCTCCGCCTACAGATCCATTTGCACGTGCTGACGTATCAGATCCTAATTGAACGCCAAACTCAGAAGCGATTTCATATTTAATTTGTTCTAAAGCTTGTTCAATTCCAGGAACAAGTAATTTATTACTGCTATTATTATTAGCCATGTTATAATCTCCTTTAGTTTATATGTTATACAGTGGCATTTGCCGCTGTAGTCATAGTATAAGTAGATTAATTTTTTTTAGTTGCGTTGCGGTTGCTTTTCTATTGGCAAGAGCACCTTATAGTTGAAGGAATGGAATAAGTCGAGAAGGATTGGAAAATGGTTGAAAAACGGGTACACTAGGTTAAGAAATTATTTTAATTCAATAAGTTAATGGCGCGAAAGACTCATTGCTTGACAAGAATTGATAATTTCAATCCGCGCTCAGCATCCTATAAAGAGGATGCTAACTGAGTGGGGCTGTATTTTACATACGTTTGAAGAGAATTTCAACAGAACGAGAGGAACGGGAACGTGTAGATGACTATGTTTAAAAAAATATTGGCTAGGCTTTCTCCTGCTCAGCTTATTATTGGGTATTACTTTATTGCAGTTAGTATTTCTACAGGCTTGCTTAGCCTTCCAATTGCGATTCAGCCAGAAGTGGAATATAGCTTTAGTGATGCCTTATTTACGGCAGTGAGTGCCGTTAGTGTAACCGGATTATCGGTTGTTAACGTATCGGAAGTGCTTACGGTTCCGGGTTATTTTATTTTGATGTTTGTTCTCCAATTTGGTGGAATTGGGATTATGACGTTAGGAACCTTCTTCTGGCTTATCGTAGGCAAGAAAATCGGTTTAAAAGAACGTCAATTAATTATGGCCGATCAAAATCAGATGCAATTATCAGGTGCTGTTAAATTATTGAAACAAATTATTGAAATCTTTTTGGTGATTGAATTTATAGGCGCACTTATTCTTGGAATATGGTTTCTTAAATATGAGCCAGACTTAGGAAGCGCGATGCTAAATGGCTTGTTTATGTCTATTAGTGCAACGACAAATGCCGGTTTTGATATTACGGGCATTTCTATGGTTCCGTATCAACATGATTATTTTGTTCAAATAGTCGTCATGATTTTATTGATTCTAGGAGCGATTGGTTTTCCTGTTTTAATGGAATTAAGAGAATTTTTTACGTCAAGAAAACGCACATTTAAGTTTCGATTTTCTTTGTTTACAAAGTTAACTTCCATTACGTTTTTTGGA from Peribacillus asahii carries:
- a CDS encoding anti-sigma factor domain-containing protein; protein product: MKKGIVLSVTKRHITLLTPEGEFVRRNRDNGVYEIGDEVTIIPVERTFPISSKK
- a CDS encoding TrkH family potassium uptake protein, whose translation is MFKKILARLSPAQLIIGYYFIAVSISTGLLSLPIAIQPEVEYSFSDALFTAVSAVSVTGLSVVNVSEVLTVPGYFILMFVLQFGGIGIMTLGTFFWLIVGKKIGLKERQLIMADQNQMQLSGAVKLLKQIIEIFLVIEFIGALILGIWFLKYEPDLGSAMLNGLFMSISATTNAGFDITGISMVPYQHDYFVQIVVMILLILGAIGFPVLMELREFFTSRKRTFKFRFSLFTKLTSITFFGLVVAGTLFILLMEWNGFLQDKSWHESLFYSLFMSTTTRSAGLTTMDITAFSEPTLLLLSLLMFIGASPSSVGGGIRTTTVAILLLFVWNFARGRRSIKVFEREIHPDDIFKAMAVLIVGLLLSISSIFILMITEDFTLTAIIFEVCSAFGTVGLSLGITPELSEFGKGLLMILMFIGRVGITSLLFSVGRKEVTENYHYPKERVITG
- a CDS encoding aldehyde dehydrogenase family protein; the encoded protein is MMTDEDEGYMVQQQMKWNVYAPATGEKIAELEETSLDSIPKLYEQSHKAFDMWSALSISKRIEYIRQLRLLIVDKMDKLADIISKDTGKVKTEALVADLMPTLDAMLYVEKHAEKLLKRQKMKTPLLLIGKTSYVEYMPRGTVLVISPWNYPFQLAVTPIISALVGGNTVIAKPSEVTPLVGKMIEELFVEAGFPEGVVQFAHGGKELGAVLTEQKPDYIFFTGSVRTGKIIAEVAAKQLIPTTLELGGKDPMIVFQDVNIERAVNAALWGAFTNSGQVCMSVERLYIERPIYEQFLTLLKKKVASLKQGDSLHDDVGSMTFPAQLDIVADHIRDALDKGATLEIGTTPDEWEQGTCFIQPSLLSNVNHTMKVINEESFGPLLPVIPFDTEAEAVQLANDSAYGLNSSVWTSDEHRAKRVAAQLVTGAVNINDVLVSVANPHLPFGGAKQSGIGSYHGEGGLRIFCHEKAIVHDSGKKSAEIQWYPYEGKYTHFLSLFQQYFARKISWVSFIKSYRQLLKLSNFKDK
- a CDS encoding alpha/beta-type small acid-soluble spore protein, giving the protein MANNNSSNKLLVPGIEQALEQIKYEIASEFGVQLGSDTSARANGSVGGEITKRLVQQAQSQLSGKF
- the sigI gene encoding RNA polymerase sigma factor SigI, whose translation is MIGFLFTALKKKRSLEDCVIKIQQGDTKLRNDTIHSYKPFIAKTVSSVCNRYIHESDDEYSIGLIAFNEAIDKYSCKKGKSLLAFAEVIIKRRVIDYLRSQSRNKEVILESAWNEEGGDDSFLDDQNSIQAFEQEQETLKRREEILLYNRRLQEFGLSFQELVHHSPKHIDARLGAISIAKTLMDDGELRDLLFMKKRLPIKQLEEKVRVSRKTIERHRKYIIAMCIILNEEFVYLSHYIEGVTQQ
- a CDS encoding TerC family protein — translated: MDASLLLEYGWVLLVLIALEGLLAADNAVVMAVMVKHLPKDQQRKALFYGLFGAFVFRFASLFLITYLVNIWQIQAIGALYLLFIACHNIYKKYYGNELDVAPKAKATSGFWMTVLKVELADIAFAIDSMLAAVALAVTLPETGWFKVGGIDGGQFSVMFLGGIIGLVIMRFAANAFVKVLHQRPSLETAAFLIVGWVGVKLAVHTLAHPSLGVINEHFPESIVWKSIFWTVLLGIAVGAFLLSGKKDKQDKKDKQDKQDKQDKQIQEV
- a CDS encoding anti-sigma-I factor RsgI family protein, encoding MTIDVNPSVEIGVDDDLDVIELKGLNDEGKRVVKELGVWENKELSTVTENIVAKTKELGYLKGSTRKIVVSTTMVEKNKKVNQQLNKELQHMSQQWPVNRTKVQVIQATKEERNEAKRQGLSTGKYVEQKRESQRKKIQTNQDNQSQEKSQITNTPVQKTEEKKTAQPLQTNQETKKATNEKSSSQSVLKDNQKSVETKKSNKEKPSSSKKEHVVKEREQQQEQRKKEKEQQKAQQEKEKKWKKTQQEKEKKWQKVQREREKEWQKAQREKEKEQRKEQLYKPVKKEEKPHPGNAGNHKKENNDREKQRQDD